One Diabrotica virgifera virgifera chromosome 3, PGI_DIABVI_V3a genomic window carries:
- the LOC114345243 gene encoding coiled-coil-helix-coiled-coil-helix domain-containing protein 10, mitochondrial-like, translating into MPRNKSKAPQKKAKSNQRKREYYTVPAKAHTSNKVSKVAPVDKDEKRPGVFGQMAATAGGVAVGTTIGHFVGNILTNIIGLASKKTTDSNNDVQRYEEPRRSCSKEIQQFINCAATEKDITLCQGFNEAIRECKQKHNLN; encoded by the exons ATGCCACGCAATAAATCTAAAGCACCACAGAAAAAAGCTAAATCAAATCAAAGAAAGAGAGAATATTATACCGTTCCCGCTAAAGCTCACACCAGTAACAAAGTATCAAAAGTGGCACCTGTAGATAAAGATGAAAAGAGACCTGGAGTATTTGGTCAGATGGCAGCTACCGCTGGGGGTGTTGCCGTTGGAACGACTATAGGACATTTTGTAGGAAATATTTTAACTAATATTATAG GTTTGGCTAGTAAGAAAACAACTGATTCCAATAATGATGTTCAACGTTATGAGGAACCAAGAAGGAGTTGTTCGAAAGAGATTCAACAGTTCATAAATTGTGCCGCTACAGAGAAAGACATTACGCTATGCCAAGGATTTAATGAAGCTATTCGAGAATGCAAACAAAAACATAACCTCAATTAA